One genomic segment of Nonomuraea coxensis DSM 45129 includes these proteins:
- a CDS encoding NmrA family NAD(P)-binding protein produces MTVLVTGATGTVGRLLVEELLAAGQRVRALTRNPDTAGLPEGVEVVAGDLARPAELAGVFDGVEAAHLITFAGDDYAPLPDGAALVELAAEAGVRRATVLGGREEGDLERALAGSGIEWTLLHPVEFMSNTLRWWAETVRTEGVIKEPFGDRLSALVHERDIAAVAATVLVEGGHGGRTYVLTGPEAITLREKVAILAGAVGRDVRFVELTVDEARAKWRADGMGEETVEFLVHALGETPEVGYTVVPTVKEVTGRDARSFRQWAEENAAAFRP; encoded by the coding sequence ATGACCGTTCTCGTCACCGGCGCCACCGGGACCGTCGGCCGCCTCCTCGTCGAGGAGCTGCTCGCCGCCGGGCAGCGGGTCCGCGCCCTGACCAGGAACCCCGACACGGCCGGCCTGCCCGAGGGCGTCGAGGTGGTCGCGGGCGACCTCGCCCGGCCCGCCGAGCTGGCGGGCGTCTTCGACGGGGTCGAGGCCGCGCACCTCATCACCTTCGCGGGCGACGACTACGCCCCGCTCCCCGACGGCGCCGCCCTGGTCGAGCTGGCCGCCGAGGCCGGCGTGCGGCGGGCCACCGTGCTTGGCGGGCGCGAGGAGGGCGACCTGGAGCGGGCGCTCGCCGGCAGCGGCATCGAGTGGACGCTGCTGCACCCTGTCGAGTTCATGTCCAACACGCTGCGCTGGTGGGCGGAGACGGTCCGGACGGAAGGCGTCATCAAGGAGCCGTTCGGCGACCGGCTGAGCGCGCTGGTGCACGAGCGCGACATCGCCGCCGTCGCCGCGACCGTGCTCGTCGAGGGCGGGCACGGCGGGCGCACGTACGTGCTGACCGGCCCGGAGGCGATCACGCTCAGGGAGAAGGTCGCGATCCTCGCCGGCGCCGTCGGCAGGGACGTGCGCTTCGTCGAGCTCACCGTGGACGAGGCCCGCGCCAAGTGGCGCGCCGACGGCATGGGCGAGGAGACCGTCGAGTTCCTGGTCCACGCGCTCGGCGAGACGCCGGAGGTCGGCTACACCGTCGTCCCGACCGTCAAGGAGGTCACCGGCCGGGACGCCAGGAGCTTCCGTCAGTGGGCCGAGGAGAACGCCGCCGCCTTCCGCCCCTGA
- a CDS encoding FAD-dependent monooxygenase → MANILISGASIAGTSAAYWLRRHGFTVTVVERAPAVRAGGYKVDIRGAALRVIERMGLMDAVRARATDMRVATHYDAAGKKVATMDADLFGGRTGDDVEIMRGDLNELLYELTRDEVEYVFDDSITAVAEDGTVTFERSLPRAFDLVVGADGAHSNVRGLAFGPEERFVRHLGHYISICSVPDPLGLDREEAVHAAPGRTANVYSTRQDDGVARAAFIWSSPALVYDHRDVERQKELLAEAMSGMRWEVPRLLDAVREADDLYFDAVCQIRMDRWSKGRVVLLGDAAYCASPASGQGTSLAIVGAYVLAGELAAGRGPEGYERELRGFVAANQALADANLKGMVIPSRLALWFQLAMIRLLPRLPGRDRVVERVAGPIRQAANAITLKDYME, encoded by the coding sequence ATGGCGAACATCCTCATCTCCGGCGCGAGCATCGCCGGCACGTCCGCGGCCTACTGGCTGCGCCGCCACGGCTTCACCGTCACCGTGGTCGAGCGGGCCCCCGCCGTCCGCGCCGGCGGCTACAAGGTGGACATCCGGGGCGCGGCGCTGCGGGTGATCGAGCGCATGGGCCTCATGGACGCGGTCCGCGCCCGCGCCACGGACATGCGCGTCGCCACCCACTACGACGCCGCCGGCAAGAAGGTCGCGACCATGGACGCCGACCTGTTCGGCGGGCGCACCGGCGACGACGTCGAGATCATGCGCGGCGACCTCAACGAGCTGCTGTACGAGCTGACCCGCGACGAGGTCGAGTACGTCTTCGACGACTCGATCACGGCCGTCGCCGAGGACGGCACGGTCACCTTCGAACGTTCGCTCCCCCGCGCGTTCGACCTGGTGGTCGGGGCCGACGGCGCGCACTCCAACGTGCGCGGGCTGGCGTTCGGCCCCGAGGAGCGTTTCGTGCGCCACCTCGGCCACTACATCTCGATCTGCTCGGTGCCCGACCCGCTCGGCCTGGACCGCGAGGAGGCGGTGCACGCGGCGCCCGGCCGCACCGCCAACGTCTACAGCACCCGCCAGGACGACGGCGTGGCGCGGGCCGCGTTCATCTGGTCGTCCCCGGCGCTCGTCTACGACCACCGGGACGTCGAGCGGCAGAAGGAGCTGCTGGCCGAGGCCATGTCCGGGATGCGCTGGGAGGTGCCGCGCCTGCTCGACGCGGTGCGCGAGGCCGACGACCTCTACTTCGACGCGGTCTGCCAGATCCGGATGGACCGCTGGTCGAAGGGGCGGGTCGTGCTGCTCGGCGACGCGGCGTACTGCGCCTCCCCCGCCTCGGGGCAGGGCACGAGCCTGGCGATCGTGGGGGCGTACGTGCTGGCCGGCGAGCTGGCGGCGGGCCGTGGCCCGGAGGGCTACGAGCGGGAGCTGCGCGGCTTCGTCGCGGCCAACCAGGCGCTGGCGGACGCCAACCTCAAGGGCATGGTGATCCCGTCACGGCTGGCGCTGTGGTTCCAGCTCGCGATGATCCGGCTGCTCCCCCGCCTGCCGGGCCGCGACCGCGTGGTGGAGCGCGTCGCCGGGCCGATCCGGCAGGCGGCGAACGCCATCACGCTCAAGGATTACATGGAATGA
- a CDS encoding TetR/AcrR family transcriptional regulator — protein MGNREDLLAGAKRCLVEKGYTRTTARDVAKASGVSLAAIGYHFKSKEALLNEALFEVMREWGEELAATLSAEAEPGADRLERFAVAWDRVLESFGRLRPLWVTQLELLGQVEHLPEVREQLAAANREAQAGLAELFDGGEPGGEPGGEPGGEPGGEPGGEPGADPERARLTGALYQALLTGFLAQWLLDPERALSGREVATALRLVTA, from the coding sequence ATGGGAAACAGGGAGGACCTGCTGGCGGGCGCCAAGCGATGCCTGGTCGAGAAGGGCTACACCCGCACCACGGCGCGCGACGTCGCGAAAGCGTCGGGCGTGAGCCTCGCGGCCATCGGCTACCACTTCAAGTCGAAGGAGGCGCTGCTCAACGAGGCGCTGTTCGAGGTCATGCGGGAGTGGGGCGAGGAGCTGGCGGCCACGCTGTCGGCCGAGGCCGAGCCGGGCGCGGACCGGCTGGAGCGCTTCGCCGTCGCCTGGGACCGGGTGCTGGAGTCGTTCGGGCGGCTGCGACCGCTGTGGGTGACGCAGCTCGAACTCCTGGGGCAGGTCGAGCACCTGCCGGAGGTGCGCGAGCAGCTCGCCGCCGCGAACCGGGAGGCCCAGGCCGGGCTCGCCGAGCTGTTCGACGGCGGTGAGCCCGGCGGTGAGCCCGGCGGTGAGCCCGGCGGTGAGCCCGGCGGTGAGCCCGGCGGTGAGCCCGGCGCCGACCCCGAGCGGGCGCGGCTGACCGGGGCGCTCTACCAGGCGCTGCTCACCGGGTTCCTGGCCCAGTGGCTGCTCGATCCGGAGCGGGCCCTGTCGGGCCGGGAGGTGGCCACCGCCCTGCGCCTGGTGACCGCCTGA
- a CDS encoding maleylpyruvate isomerase N-terminal domain-containing protein gives MAEIRKSYVTAATSAVSLLSQAAVAAAWDKPSALTEFSVAGLAGHLAHQVVRVRDVLDSDGAGHEPIGLLEHYSRSPWVEAGLDHETNVGIRRGGEAAAADGPAALIERTRALLDAQIAALPAEPADRVVHLKWSGWALTLDDFLLTRLVELAVHADDLAASVGVETPALPPEVIEPVVELLARLAVHRHGATAVIRALSRAERAPATISAF, from the coding sequence ATGGCGGAGATCAGGAAGTCGTACGTGACAGCCGCGACGTCGGCGGTGTCGCTGCTCAGCCAGGCGGCCGTGGCGGCGGCCTGGGACAAGCCGAGCGCGCTCACCGAGTTCAGCGTGGCGGGGCTGGCAGGGCATCTGGCGCACCAGGTCGTCCGGGTCCGCGACGTGCTCGACTCGGACGGCGCCGGCCACGAGCCGATCGGCCTGCTGGAGCACTACTCGCGTTCGCCGTGGGTGGAGGCGGGCCTCGACCACGAGACCAACGTCGGCATCCGGCGGGGCGGCGAGGCCGCCGCGGCCGACGGACCGGCCGCACTGATCGAGCGGACGCGGGCGCTGCTCGACGCGCAGATCGCCGCGCTGCCCGCCGAGCCCGCCGACCGGGTGGTCCACTTGAAGTGGTCCGGCTGGGCGCTCACCCTGGACGACTTCCTGCTCACCCGCCTGGTCGAGCTGGCGGTGCACGCCGACGACCTGGCCGCGAGCGTGGGCGTCGAGACGCCCGCCCTGCCGCCGGAGGTCATCGAGCCGGTGGTCGAGCTGCTGGCCCGGCTGGCGGTGCACCGGCACGGCGCGACGGCGGTCATCCGCGCGCTCAGCCGCGCCGAACGCGCCCCGGCCACGATCAGCGCCTTCTGA
- a CDS encoding DMT family transporter, giving the protein MSWLVLLLAGLVEVAWSQSIKPTQNFTRPLPTLVSLLLMAAAVWLLSRAMNTLPVGTAYAVFTGIGAAGAITLGVVLHDDPVSVGRMAALALIVGGIVLARITA; this is encoded by the coding sequence GTGAGCTGGCTCGTCCTGCTGCTGGCCGGGCTGGTCGAGGTGGCCTGGTCGCAGAGCATCAAGCCGACCCAGAACTTCACCCGCCCGCTGCCCACGCTGGTCAGCCTGCTGCTCATGGCCGCCGCCGTCTGGCTGCTGTCGCGGGCCATGAACACCCTGCCGGTCGGCACCGCGTACGCGGTCTTCACCGGCATCGGCGCGGCCGGCGCGATCACGCTCGGCGTGGTGCTCCACGACGACCCCGTGTCCGTGGGGCGGATGGCGGCGCTCGCGCTGATCGTGGGAGGGATAGTGTTGGCCCGGATCACGGCCTGA
- a CDS encoding FMN-dependent NADH-azoreductase has translation MLLHLDASARRNSFSRLLSAEYADAWRAAHPGAGYVYRDLAARPVPHIGEAWTELCDHILEHEITDPARYPEAARTPARRAAWAIVEPLLAEVVAADVVLIGTPMYNYSIPSSLKAWLDQITFPKMSLAGRSFVVTGARGGAYGPGSPREPYDHEERYLRDFLKGHFQVEDVTFVHAELVNARLDPALAHLRERHEESLAAALAQVRAQAREEAASEEAAS, from the coding sequence ATGCTGCTGCACCTGGACGCCAGCGCGCGCCGGAACTCGTTCTCACGCCTGCTGTCCGCCGAGTACGCCGACGCCTGGCGAGCCGCCCACCCCGGAGCCGGCTACGTCTACCGCGACCTCGCCGCCCGCCCCGTGCCGCACATCGGCGAGGCGTGGACGGAACTGTGCGACCACATCCTGGAGCACGAGATCACCGACCCCGCCCGCTACCCGGAGGCGGCCCGCACGCCCGCTCGGCGGGCCGCCTGGGCGATCGTCGAGCCGCTGCTCGCCGAGGTCGTCGCCGCCGACGTCGTGCTGATCGGCACGCCGATGTACAACTACTCGATCCCGTCGTCGCTCAAGGCGTGGCTCGACCAGATCACCTTCCCCAAGATGTCGCTGGCCGGCCGCTCGTTCGTGGTGACCGGGGCGCGGGGCGGCGCGTACGGCCCCGGCTCCCCCCGCGAGCCGTACGACCACGAGGAGCGCTACCTGCGCGACTTCCTCAAGGGGCACTTCCAGGTCGAGGACGTGACGTTCGTCCACGCCGAGCTGGTCAACGCCCGTCTCGACCCGGCGCTCGCCCACCTGCGGGAACGGCACGAGGAGTCCCTGGCCGCGGCCCTCGCCCAGGTCCGCGCCCAGGCCCGCGAGGAGGCGGCGTCGGAGGAGGCGGCGTCGTGA
- a CDS encoding TetR/AcrR family transcriptional regulator — protein MERADAARNRARILEAAAALFAERPPQDVTMDDIAKRAGVGRGTLYRRYPDRASIAVALLDEHERELQERLLRGKPPLGPGAPPADRLAAFYAAMVRLLEDHAHLVLGTEVGRSRFETGAYGFWRAHVRALLVAAGTPGPDALVEVLLAPLAPEVYGYQRTRLGLTPGRITEALTRLTGVLGPGSP, from the coding sequence GTGGAGAGAGCCGACGCCGCCCGCAACCGGGCCAGGATCCTCGAGGCCGCGGCCGCGCTCTTCGCCGAGCGCCCGCCGCAGGACGTGACGATGGACGACATCGCCAAGAGAGCCGGCGTGGGCCGGGGCACGCTCTACCGCCGCTACCCCGACCGCGCCTCGATCGCCGTCGCGCTGCTCGACGAGCACGAGCGCGAGCTGCAGGAGCGGTTGCTGCGCGGCAAGCCGCCGCTCGGCCCGGGCGCGCCGCCCGCCGACCGGCTCGCCGCCTTCTACGCCGCGATGGTGCGCCTGCTGGAGGACCACGCCCACCTGGTGCTGGGCACGGAGGTGGGGCGTTCGCGCTTCGAGACCGGCGCGTACGGCTTCTGGCGGGCCCACGTGCGGGCCCTGCTGGTGGCGGCCGGCACACCCGGCCCGGACGCGCTGGTGGAGGTGCTGCTCGCCCCCCTCGCCCCCGAGGTGTACGGCTACCAGCGCACCCGGCTCGGCCTCACCCCCGGCCGGATCACCGAGGCGCTCACCCGCCTGACCGGCGTGCTCGGGCCGGGATCCCCGTGA
- a CDS encoding nucleotidyltransferase domain-containing protein — protein sequence MHVATDRLLSRFLEAVEPAVPLVALWAHGSLATDDYQPGRSDLDLVAIVDEPVTMGHWRRIKAVHRGLDLPLADRLHCSYIPRQELAEPSAEHVTWAHEEIFRRPVTPVTRRELHVKALELYGPSPAGLLPPVSDAELAEFVRTDLRDFWLVKTQGRRRWLHDVWVDLGTVTVARAAVTLADGRLITKREALDLLPGMGAPELVVADVTARRYGTPRPPLSRFRRAKLARAFIRPAIRKILA from the coding sequence ATGCACGTCGCAACCGACCGCCTGCTGAGCCGTTTCCTGGAGGCCGTGGAGCCCGCCGTCCCCCTCGTCGCGCTGTGGGCCCACGGGTCGCTGGCGACGGACGACTACCAGCCCGGCCGCAGCGACCTCGATCTCGTCGCGATCGTGGACGAGCCGGTCACGATGGGGCACTGGCGGCGGATCAAGGCCGTGCACCGGGGGCTGGACCTGCCGCTGGCGGACCGGCTGCACTGCTCGTACATCCCCCGGCAGGAGCTGGCCGAGCCGTCCGCCGAGCACGTGACGTGGGCGCACGAGGAGATCTTCCGCCGTCCGGTGACCCCCGTGACCCGGCGCGAGCTGCACGTGAAGGCGCTCGAACTGTACGGGCCGTCGCCCGCCGGGCTGCTGCCGCCGGTGTCGGACGCCGAGCTGGCCGAGTTCGTCCGTACGGACCTGCGGGACTTCTGGCTGGTGAAGACGCAGGGGCGGCGGCGCTGGCTGCACGACGTCTGGGTGGACCTCGGCACGGTGACGGTCGCGCGGGCCGCGGTCACGCTCGCCGACGGGCGGCTCATCACCAAGCGGGAGGCTCTGGACCTGCTGCCGGGGATGGGGGCGCCCGAGCTCGTGGTGGCCGACGTCACGGCCCGCCGGTACGGCACGCCGCGCCCCCCGCTCAGCCGCTTCCGCCGGGCCAAGCTGGCCCGCGCGTTCATCCGGCCGGCGATCAGGAAGATCCTCGCCTGA
- a CDS encoding SDR family NAD(P)-dependent oxidoreductase, translated as MIDPRLTGKVALITGANQGIGAATAIALAAQGVAVFLTYKRLDPLKHPAYPEAYDRLRAGDAGEVVARVREAGGRAESAEADLAGPETPGRLFDLAEEAFGPVEILVNNASGWLSDTFEARGHDGFGRPTRPVDAATHDRQFAVDVRAPALLIAEFARRHVARGASWGRIIGLTSEGPQGFPGEVSYGAAKAAQESYTMSAAHELGRHGVTANMVHPPITDTGWVNEEVESLARAHGPIGTVGRPEEVAEVITYLASHQARRVTAQVIRMY; from the coding sequence ATGATCGATCCTCGCCTGACTGGAAAGGTCGCGCTGATCACCGGCGCCAATCAGGGCATCGGGGCGGCCACCGCGATCGCGCTGGCGGCCCAGGGTGTGGCGGTCTTCCTGACGTACAAACGGCTCGACCCGCTGAAGCATCCCGCCTATCCCGAGGCGTACGACCGGCTGCGGGCCGGCGACGCCGGCGAGGTCGTGGCGCGGGTGCGCGAGGCGGGCGGCAGGGCCGAGTCGGCGGAGGCCGACCTTGCCGGCCCGGAGACGCCCGGCCGGCTGTTCGACCTGGCGGAGGAGGCGTTCGGGCCGGTCGAGATCCTGGTCAACAACGCGAGCGGCTGGCTCAGCGACACGTTCGAGGCGCGCGGGCACGACGGCTTCGGCCGCCCGACCCGGCCGGTGGACGCCGCGACCCACGACCGCCAGTTCGCGGTGGACGTGCGCGCCCCCGCGCTGCTCATCGCCGAGTTCGCCCGGCGGCACGTCGCGCGCGGCGCGAGCTGGGGCCGGATCATCGGCCTGACCTCCGAGGGGCCGCAGGGCTTCCCCGGCGAGGTCAGCTACGGCGCGGCCAAGGCGGCCCAGGAGAGCTACACGATGTCGGCGGCGCACGAGCTGGGCCGCCACGGCGTCACCGCCAACATGGTGCATCCGCCGATCACCGACACCGGCTGGGTCAACGAGGAGGTGGAGAGTCTGGCCCGCGCGCACGGCCCGATCGGCACGGTCGGCCGGCCGGAGGAGGTGGCCGAGGTGATCACCTACCTCGCCTCCCACCAGGCCCGCCGGGTGACCGCGCAGGTGATCAGGATGTACTGA